A stretch of Episyrphus balteatus chromosome 2, idEpiBalt1.1, whole genome shotgun sequence DNA encodes these proteins:
- the LOC129912546 gene encoding transmembrane protein 11 homolog, mitochondrial isoform X2 has product MTAAKQPTFHFIREVYDSGNAHESFEAELDKGLEAKVDYIIIEPTRLGDETSRWITVGNCLHKTAVVSGLASIISGVLWQERPIFSAPLCAVSVFCTGLYTVSWNYDPCCQYQVERDITKLKSIPLADVSSPVVLGYSDNSKTKYFHRGVTLLSAAFCAWQIYKAYK; this is encoded by the exons ATGACAg CAGCCAAACAACCAACATTTCATTTTATTCGAGAAGTCTACGACAGTGGAAATGCCCACGAATCATTTGAGGCCGAATTGGATAAGGGACTCGAGGCCAAAGTCGATTACATAATAATCGAGCCGACTCGACTCGGCGATGAAACAAGCCGTTGGATCACTGTTGGCAACTGTTTGCACAAGACCGCTGTTGTCTCCGGTCTAGCATCAATTATCTCAGGCGTCCTATGGCAGGAGCGGCCTATCTTCAGTGCACCGCTGTGCGCTGTGTCCGTCTTCTGCACGGGCCTATACACAGTCTCATGGAACTATGATCCATGTTGTCAGTACCAG gtgGAACGAGATATTACGAAACTGAAAAGTATACCCCTGGCAGATGTGTCCTCACCAGTAGTTTTAGGCTATTCAGATAACTCTAAAACCAAGTACTTCCATCGCGGAGTCACATTATTATCGGCAGCATTTTGTGCATGGCAGATTTATAAGGCCTACAAGTAG
- the LOC129912546 gene encoding transmembrane protein 11 homolog, mitochondrial isoform X1, with the protein MVNKSDDSAAAKQPTFHFIREVYDSGNAHESFEAELDKGLEAKVDYIIIEPTRLGDETSRWITVGNCLHKTAVVSGLASIISGVLWQERPIFSAPLCAVSVFCTGLYTVSWNYDPCCQYQVERDITKLKSIPLADVSSPVVLGYSDNSKTKYFHRGVTLLSAAFCAWQIYKAYK; encoded by the exons atggttaataaaTCCGATGACAg TGCAGCAGCCAAACAACCAACATTTCATTTTATTCGAGAAGTCTACGACAGTGGAAATGCCCACGAATCATTTGAGGCCGAATTGGATAAGGGACTCGAGGCCAAAGTCGATTACATAATAATCGAGCCGACTCGACTCGGCGATGAAACAAGCCGTTGGATCACTGTTGGCAACTGTTTGCACAAGACCGCTGTTGTCTCCGGTCTAGCATCAATTATCTCAGGCGTCCTATGGCAGGAGCGGCCTATCTTCAGTGCACCGCTGTGCGCTGTGTCCGTCTTCTGCACGGGCCTATACACAGTCTCATGGAACTATGATCCATGTTGTCAGTACCAG gtgGAACGAGATATTACGAAACTGAAAAGTATACCCCTGGCAGATGTGTCCTCACCAGTAGTTTTAGGCTATTCAGATAACTCTAAAACCAAGTACTTCCATCGCGGAGTCACATTATTATCGGCAGCATTTTGTGCATGGCAGATTTATAAGGCCTACAAGTAG
- the LOC129910734 gene encoding rab5 GDP/GTP exchange factor: MALARPPSLRIGQQDLKCRKGCGFYGNAQFDGLCSKCFRERNDKRKRQIGLTTSKIDPALLKTQPGRLSPKNILTHGQLSPSRNASNQSDQGTSKKKFSVFPKSFPTPKLQSKESKEEQRPYVPDPTESQFILQLKQLRIPDDAKRKLKNDIQRLDNAIRTYMNTSNKNIDELSELVQNAYTKLGDLVNSDPRFAITTSEEREATIDFFEKVVMTQNHKFLFSPYFTSDEESDAQIQKRIRQLSWITAKHLVCSIDEVNAESRELVYNAITELVGIDSYYSPQEKLECTVRCCRHIFALLKHASGGPASADEFLPALIFVVLKANPVRLHSNINFITRFSNASRLMSGEGGYYFTNLCCAISFIEKLNAESLEMPVEDFNLLMSGQKSYSTPWESALLACESLHLISENMKRMELLKKKNSNILNGITNLSKEMNDFKSDVILKVEATLSRAPLTVLPIKTPSFLISKIRSHNNSADLSSSSNNKVESEPPTGHFQTNLLASIDNDQSAAIFKNQLIPISIVPIMKNDDLMDLSKDENPTPIMSTLSLKDTTKDRLSPAAGTAGVTTSMLTDNSTDLLFASPIFNYTPFDTASLDGVETPDDLLTTTTSEFKGGLTNINYDFDLSDLSGENSVAEETKFDLGEFDPLMKKDNDLTEQTVELNKEEKNILDADSSLDSKPKSLLESDSPPNGVHLPSPIKPTTVTDYRGFSNFNIPSISCNTGDFSSINNSNIDDVLTRGGGGGG, from the exons atGGCATTAGCAAGGCCTCCATCCTTACGTATTGGCCAACAAGATTTAAAATGTCGCAAAGGCTGTGGATTTTATGGAAATGCCCAATTCGATGGACTATGTTCAAAGTGTTTCCGAGAACGCAATGACAAAAGAAAAAGAC AAATTGGTCTAACTACTTCAAAAATCGATCCTGCCCTACTAAAAACTCAACCTGGACGACTTTCTCCCAAAAACATTCTAACCCATGGACAGCTGTCACCATCTCGAAATGCCAGTAACCAAAGCGATCAGGGAACATCCAAGAAAAAGTTTTCCGTCTTTCCAAAGTCCTTTCCAACACCAAAAT tacaaagtAAAGAAAGTAAAGAAGAACAGAGGCCATATGTGCCTGATCCAACAGAAAGCCAGTTTATATTACAACTCAAACAACTGCGAATACCAGACGATGCAaagcgaaaattaaaaaatgatattcaACGTTTGGACAATGCAATTCGAACTTATATGAATACTAGCAATAAGAATATTGACGAACTATCTGAGTTAGTTCAGAATGCTTACACTAAACTCGGGGATCTGGTCAATTCGGATCCACGTTTTGCAATAACAACAAGCGAAGAACGTGAGGCGACCATTGATTTCTTTGAGAAAGTTGTTATGACCCAAAATCACAA atttttattttcaccttATTTCACTTCGGACGAAGAGAGTGATGCCCAAATTCAGAAACGAATTCGACAATTGAGCTGGATTACTGCTAAACATTTGGTTTGTAGTATTGACGAAGTGAATGCAGAATCAAGAGAACTTGTATACAACGCAATAACTG AACTAGTCGGAATAGATTCTTACTATTCGCCACAAGAGAAACTCGAATGCACGGTGCGTTGTTGTCGACATATCTTCGCATTACTAAAACATGCTTCTGGTGGTCCTGCTAGCGCTGATGAATTTCTACCCGCTTTGATTTTTGTCGTACTCAAAGCAAATCCAGTACGACTACAtagtaatataaattttataacccGATTTAGTAATGCTTCGAGGCTAATGAGTGGTGAAGGTGGTTATTACTTTACCAATTTg TGTTGTGCAATTTCATTTATTGAAAAACTAAACGCTGAAAGCTTGGAAATGCCTGTAGAAGATTTCAATTTATTGATGTCTGGTCAGAAATCATACAGTACACCTTGGGAAAGTGCACTGTTGGCATGTGAAAGTCTGCATCTTATATCGGAGAATATGAAGCGAATggaattattgaaaaagaagaattcaaatATTCTCAATGGGATCACAAATTTATCAAAAGAAATGAATGATTTTAAG agCGACGTTATTCTAAAGGTTGAAGCTACACTCAGTCGTGCTCCATTAACTGTTTTACCAATTAAAACACCATCTTTCCTAATAAGCAAAATCCGGTCTCACAACAATAGTGCCGACTTGAGCTCATCATCAAACAACAAAGTAGAATCTGAACCCCCAACTGGACATTTTCAAACCAATTTACTTGCGTCGATCGATAATGACCAATCTGCAGCcatatttaaaaatcaattgatcccAATATCGATTGTGCCAATTATGAAGAATGATGACTTGATGGATCTATCAAAAGATGAAAATCCAACTCCGATTATGTCAACTTTATCACTTAAGGACACAACCAAAGATCGACTGTCACCAGCTGCTGGAACTGCAGGTGTAACTACATCTATGTTGACTGACAATTCCACGGATTTGCTTTTCGCCTCACCTATTTTCAATTATACGCCGTTTGATACTGCGTCCTTGGATGGTGTTGAAACTCCCGATGATTTGCTAACTACAACCACTTCAGAGTTTAAAGGTGGCCTAACAAATATTAACTATGACTTTGATTTATCGGATTTAAGTGGTGAGAATAGTGTTGCTGAGGAAACGAAATTCGATTTGGGAGAATTCGATCCACTTATGAAAAAAGACAACGACCTAACTGAACAAACTGTTGAATTGAATAAAGAGGAAAAGAATATACTCGATGCAGACTCATCATTAGACTCGAAACCAAAGAGTTTGCTCGAGAGTGATTCTCCTCCGAATGGAGTTCATTTGCCATCACCAATTAAACCAACTACTGTGACCGATTATAGGGGATTTTCGAATTTCAATATTCCATCGATATCATGCAACACGGGAGATTTTAGTTCTATAAATAATTCCAACATCGATGATGTGTTGACAAGAGGTGGTGGTGGTGGGGGCTAA